In one window of Zingiber officinale cultivar Zhangliang chromosome 11A, Zo_v1.1, whole genome shotgun sequence DNA:
- the LOC122031903 gene encoding chitin-inducible gibberellin-responsive protein 1-like has protein sequence MDHDAEPTTSTFHEFNESTQPLLVKQRSRTWNHETQLDSPESKQMSLSHEVRLEKKLREMNPLGGNVKQLLLQCADALSENKLEEFKSFAEEVRNVVSITGEPIQRLGAYMLEGLVAKQESSGTNIYRGLRYRELDDDGLPSYTHILHDICPYIKFGSMAASGAIADALKDEDTIHIIDFQIAQGTQWVPLIQAFAARPRGAPHLRITGINDPSADHGRENLRLVGDLFSHTSKKFNIPLQFCGLTVHGGEVTRAMLDIKPGEALAVNFTLQLHHTPDESVDVNNPRDGLLRLVKGLSPKVTTLVEQESNTNTTPFLTRFVETLDYYSAMFESLDATLGRERRERISVEQHFLAKDIVNIIACDGKERVERHELLGKWRSRLTMAGFKPYPLSSYVNSVIKTMLGYYSDNYTTVEKGGALLLGWKNRNLISASAWH, from the coding sequence ATGGATCATGATGCCGAACCGACTACTAGCACTTTTCATGAGTTTAATGAAAGCACACAGCCCTTGCTTGTGAAGCAGCGGTCTAGGACATGGAACCATGAAACGCAACTGGATTCTCCTGAAAGCAAGCAGATGAGTCTAAGCCATGAAGTCCGTCTGGAGAAAAAACTTCGAGAAATGAACCCTCTAGGTGGTAATGTGAAACAGCTTTTGCTTCAGTGTGCCGATGCTTTATCAGAGAATAAATTGGAGGAATTCAAGTCATTTGCTGAAGAAGTCCGCAATGTTGTTTCCATCACCGGAGAGCCTATCCAGCGTCTTGGTGCTTATATGCTAGAAGGCCTTGTGGCAAAACAGGAGTCTTCAGGCACCAACATCTATCGTGGCCTGAGATACCGCGAGCTCGACGACGATGGCCTTCCTTCGTACACACACATCTTGCATGACATCTGCCCTTACATCAAGTTCGGGTCCATGGCAGCAAGTGGAGCAATTGCCGATGCTCTAAAGGATGAGGACACGATCCACATCATAGACTTTCAGATTGCTCAAGGAACCCAATGGGTTCCACTAATACAGGCATTCGCTGCAAGACCCAGGGGCGCACCACACTTGCGAATCACGGGGATAAACGATCCATCAGCAGACCATGGACGAGAAAATCTCCGTCTGGTCGGGGACTTGTTTTCTCACACGTCAAAGAAGTTCAATATTCCTCTTCAGTTCTGCGGCCTAACAGTGCATGGAGGTGAGGTCACAAGAGCAATGCTGGACATCAAACCTGGGGAGGCGCTTGCTGTGAACTTCACTCTCCAGCTACACCACACCCCCGATGAGAGCGTCGATGTGAACAACCCTCGCGACGGGCTGCTCAGGCTGGTAAAGGGATTGTCGCCGAAAGTTACCACTCTGGTGGAGCAAGAATCTAACACCAACACGACGCCTTTTCTGACTAGATTCGTGGAGACGTTGGATTATTACTCCGCGATGTTTGAATCCCTCGACGCGACTTTGGGAAGGGAGAGGAGGGAGAGGATAAGCGTGGAACAGCACTTCCTGGCGAAGGACATAGTTAATATCATTGCCTGTGACGGTAAGGAGAGGGTGGAGAGGCATGAATTGCTGGGGAAGTGGAGATCCAGGCTCACCATGGCAGGCTTCAAGCCCTATCCACTGAGCTCGTATGTGAACTCGGTCATAAAGACTATGTTGGGCTATTACTCCGATAATTATACAACAGTGGAGAAGGGTGGGGCATTGCTCTTAGGATGGAAGAACAGGAACCTGATCTCAGCGTCTGCATGGCACTGA